A single region of the Archangium lipolyticum genome encodes:
- a CDS encoding DUF2267 domain-containing protein produces MAMMHNQETESWSGEGVGTSVESFLARINREVPEYSPSEAADAVMSALCERLPGGLVQELKEQFPEGLRRLFERSWKDRTAPAQKFDKDDFYLDIAERMQIEAENVRLVLHVVFASIHSQITERLAEKIDSELPPNISGTWNAARRAADLPR; encoded by the coding sequence ATGGCCATGATGCACAATCAGGAGACGGAGTCCTGGTCTGGTGAAGGTGTAGGAACGAGCGTGGAGTCCTTCCTCGCGCGCATCAACCGCGAGGTCCCCGAGTACTCCCCGTCCGAGGCGGCCGACGCCGTGATGAGCGCGCTCTGCGAGCGGCTCCCCGGTGGGCTCGTACAGGAGCTCAAGGAGCAGTTCCCCGAGGGGCTCCGCAGGCTCTTCGAACGCAGTTGGAAGGACCGCACTGCTCCCGCTCAGAAGTTCGACAAGGACGACTTCTACCTGGACATCGCCGAGCGCATGCAGATCGAGGCCGAGAACGTCCGCCTCGTCCTCCACGTCGTCTTCGCCTCCATCCACTCGCAGATCACCGAGCGGCTGGCCGAGAAGATCGACAGCGAGCTGCCTCCCAACATCTCCGGCACCTGGAACGCCGCGCGCCGCGCCGCCGACCTGCCTCGCTGA
- a CDS encoding SIMPL domain-containing protein: MPGVLRTTLLPVLLMSTLSTVAVAQPKVPPPPAPGSTVPLVARSERTIRVEGLGEVKVGPDEAFIDLGMETLAPTAKAAAEENARKMEKVVQALVKAGIPRGEIETRNYTVYPEFHPPTKPEEAPKLRGYRVSNTVEVHVRELARVGVLLDTALGAGANRVESVRFGLSKPEVAQGEALRNAVERARQSAQVLATSLGVRLGPVLDASTVTEPERPIPVVARFAMASEAAQDATTPIQPQEQTIQARVTLVFAIEPGQGQGR; encoded by the coding sequence ATGCCCGGAGTGCTGCGCACAACCCTGCTGCCCGTCCTACTGATGAGCACGCTGTCCACGGTCGCCGTGGCACAGCCGAAGGTCCCCCCTCCGCCGGCGCCGGGTTCCACGGTCCCGCTGGTGGCGAGGAGCGAAAGAACGATCCGGGTGGAGGGGCTGGGGGAGGTGAAGGTGGGGCCGGACGAAGCCTTCATCGATCTGGGGATGGAGACGTTGGCGCCGACGGCGAAGGCGGCGGCGGAGGAGAACGCGAGGAAGATGGAGAAGGTGGTGCAGGCGCTGGTGAAGGCGGGGATACCGCGGGGGGAGATCGAGACGCGCAACTACACGGTGTACCCGGAGTTCCACCCGCCGACGAAGCCGGAGGAGGCGCCGAAGCTGAGGGGCTACCGGGTGAGCAACACGGTGGAGGTGCACGTGCGCGAGCTGGCGCGGGTGGGGGTGCTGCTGGACACGGCGCTGGGGGCGGGGGCGAACCGTGTGGAGTCGGTGCGCTTCGGGCTGAGCAAGCCGGAGGTGGCGCAGGGCGAGGCGTTGAGGAACGCGGTGGAGCGTGCGAGACAATCGGCGCAGGTGCTGGCGACGTCGCTGGGGGTGAGACTGGGGCCGGTGCTGGACGCGAGCACGGTGACGGAGCCGGAGCGGCCCATTCCGGTGGTGGCGCGCTTCGCGATGGCCAGTGAGGCGGCGCAGGACGCGACGACGCCGATCCAACCCCAGGAGCAGACGATCCAAGCGCGGGTGACGCTGGTGTTCGCCATCGAGCCGGGGCAGGGGCAGGGACGATAG
- a CDS encoding AraC family transcriptional regulator, with translation MSSPPAALSSRLVLQALNIAAEHGVPVEALCREVGLRPAELDDPELRIPYTVLDTLLERSVEMTGDDNLGLHMARMSHVDPDDAASLVILTSATLKEAMVRGCRYQRVWGDGERFKVEETERGVRMRFTPVGAWRPAHRHMAEIAMVQLAVGMRFFTGADVRPLQVRFVHPAPADIREHETVFACPLVFGAPHNDIEFSHEDAARPFVHADALLSSMFEQQAQRALAKLPVSASLTERVRQHVRKTLAGGDFSFEAVARALHMPQRTLQRKLAEEGQSYAGILEGVRRELSEDYLRRRMSIAEVSFLLGYGEPATFHRAFKRWWGMSPESFRRTHTPSPSGRGPG, from the coding sequence ATGTCATCCCCTCCCGCCGCCCTCTCTTCCCGGCTGGTCCTTCAGGCACTGAACATCGCGGCCGAGCACGGTGTGCCCGTCGAGGCGCTCTGCCGCGAGGTGGGCCTGCGCCCGGCCGAGCTGGACGACCCCGAGCTGCGCATTCCCTACACCGTGCTGGACACGCTCCTGGAGCGGTCGGTGGAGATGACGGGGGACGACAACCTGGGGCTGCACATGGCGCGGATGAGCCATGTGGATCCGGACGATGCCGCCTCACTCGTCATCCTCACGAGCGCGACCCTGAAGGAGGCCATGGTGCGCGGGTGCCGCTACCAGCGCGTCTGGGGTGACGGGGAGCGCTTCAAGGTGGAGGAGACGGAGCGTGGGGTGCGCATGCGCTTCACCCCGGTGGGGGCCTGGCGTCCGGCCCACCGGCACATGGCGGAGATCGCCATGGTCCAGCTCGCCGTGGGGATGCGCTTCTTCACCGGAGCGGACGTGCGCCCGCTCCAGGTGCGCTTCGTCCACCCCGCGCCCGCGGACATCCGGGAGCACGAGACGGTCTTCGCCTGTCCGCTCGTCTTCGGAGCCCCACACAACGACATCGAGTTCTCCCACGAGGACGCCGCGAGGCCCTTCGTGCACGCGGATGCGCTGTTGAGCTCGATGTTCGAGCAGCAGGCGCAACGCGCGTTGGCGAAGCTGCCGGTGAGCGCGAGCCTCACGGAGCGGGTGCGGCAGCACGTGAGGAAGACGCTGGCGGGAGGGGACTTCTCGTTCGAGGCGGTGGCGAGGGCGCTGCACATGCCGCAGCGCACGTTGCAGCGGAAGCTGGCGGAGGAGGGACAGAGCTATGCGGGCATCCTGGAGGGGGTGAGACGCGAGCTGTCGGAGGACTATCTGAGGCGCCGGATGTCCATCGCGGAGGTCTCCTTCCTGCTGGGCTACGGGGAGCCGGCGACGTTCCATCGGGCCTTCAAGCGGTGGTGGGGGATGAGCCCCGAGTCCTTCCGGAGGACCCACACACCCTCTCCCTCCGGGAGAGGGCCGGGGTGA
- a CDS encoding IgA Peptidase M64 translates to MNVLLALLLAASTPAPAPATFRVDYFHTGNATEERFSLDRLVVEPLPWPGNPSRSIDETNLGKYLFEVRDRDTNRMLYSRGFASIYGEWETTPEAREVNRTFHESLRFPTPEKPVQVILKKRAKDNSFREVWSLTVDPKDMFVDPSAPASPGPLVKLLESGPPADKVDLLILGDGYTEKERARFEKDARRLVDILFTFSPFKERKSDFNVWGLMPSSRQSGISRPSTGIHRDSPVGATYDAFGSERYVLTFENRRFRDIAAFAPYEFVEILVNGNTYGGGGIFGLYSTVAADNLWSPYVFVHEFGHHFAGLADEYYTSDTAYAPAEDRVEPWEKNVTALKDPARLKWKDLVAASTPLPTPWKKQEYEEHARKVQEQRRRIRAERRPESEMDALFTSQRDWEESFLSQQQYSGKVGAFEGAMYEARGYYRPQLDCVMFTRDRVPFCAVCQRSLSEVIDLYSGKGSRASKPSP, encoded by the coding sequence ATGAACGTCCTGCTGGCCCTCCTGCTGGCCGCGAGCACTCCCGCTCCGGCACCCGCGACCTTCCGCGTCGACTACTTCCACACCGGCAACGCCACCGAGGAGCGCTTCAGCCTCGACCGCCTCGTCGTGGAGCCCCTCCCCTGGCCCGGCAATCCCTCCCGCTCCATCGACGAGACCAACCTCGGCAAGTACCTCTTCGAGGTGCGCGACCGCGATACCAACCGCATGCTCTACTCGCGCGGCTTCGCCTCCATCTACGGCGAGTGGGAGACCACTCCCGAGGCCCGTGAGGTGAATCGCACCTTCCACGAGTCCCTCCGCTTCCCCACCCCCGAGAAGCCCGTCCAGGTCATCCTCAAGAAGCGCGCCAAGGACAACTCCTTCCGCGAGGTCTGGAGCCTCACCGTCGACCCCAAGGACATGTTCGTCGACCCCTCCGCCCCCGCCTCCCCCGGCCCGCTCGTGAAGCTGCTCGAGAGCGGCCCTCCGGCCGACAAGGTGGACCTGCTCATCCTCGGCGATGGCTATACCGAGAAGGAGCGCGCCCGCTTCGAGAAGGACGCCCGGCGGCTCGTCGACATCCTCTTCACCTTCTCCCCCTTCAAGGAGCGCAAGTCGGACTTCAACGTCTGGGGCCTCATGCCCTCCTCCCGTCAGTCCGGCATCTCCCGCCCCTCCACCGGCATCCACCGCGATTCGCCCGTCGGCGCCACCTATGACGCCTTCGGCAGCGAGCGCTACGTCCTCACCTTCGAGAACCGCCGCTTCCGCGACATCGCCGCCTTCGCCCCCTACGAGTTCGTCGAAATCCTCGTCAACGGCAACACCTACGGCGGCGGCGGCATCTTCGGCCTCTACAGCACCGTCGCCGCCGACAACCTCTGGTCCCCCTATGTCTTCGTCCACGAGTTCGGCCACCACTTCGCCGGCCTCGCCGACGAGTACTACACCTCCGACACCGCCTACGCTCCCGCCGAGGATCGCGTCGAGCCCTGGGAGAAGAACGTCACCGCCCTCAAGGACCCCGCTCGCCTCAAGTGGAAGGACCTGGTCGCCGCCAGCACTCCCCTCCCCACGCCGTGGAAGAAGCAGGAGTACGAGGAGCACGCGCGCAAGGTGCAGGAGCAGCGCCGCCGCATCCGCGCCGAGCGCCGCCCCGAGTCCGAGATGGATGCCCTCTTCACCTCCCAGCGCGACTGGGAGGAGTCCTTCCTCTCCCAACAGCAGTACTCCGGCAAGGTCGGTGCCTTCGAGGGCGCCATGTACGAGGCCCGCGGCTACTACCGGCCCCAGCTCGACTGCGTCATGTTCACCCGCGACCGCGTCCCCTTCTGCGCCGTCTGCCAGCGCTCCCTCTCCGAGGTCATCGACCTGTACTCCGGCAAGGGCTCCAGGGCCTCCAAGCCCTCCCCCTGA
- a CDS encoding PEGA domain-containing protein, giving the protein MKKMMVVLALALSGAAGAAPRRVVVASGDCKDAELSSQTKAFYNALMARPGENVLSAADFTERLFPMPSGSFEDIKRQLDAAQGQFYEARYTRTAQALEEVLKQVARLPVGEARWKLYVEAQLLQALNYRAMNRVKESDDAFRNVLRLDAQYTLDPDYYTPSTRQAFDKLRKELAKTKKVKLSVKSTLPASEVFLEGRSMGQTPLTLEVLAGTYELALKNGDAVSFPRQIPVQGEETPVLVDLAYEGSISASPFPCLASSDDDDQVLSHAVRMGGTLGVEEVIVVRMERASSGPKWLAATVLNVEGGQKLREGGFKTQGLDAPAESLTALVDYVTTGKTQPSVVVVNPNIQPPWVSTADASAATSTEAKSGSVRPLRVASYVVLGVGVAGLAGAGAMRIAAQPDWTALQPHINDNNKVDANDTAGKEILGRLSKKAQVLNGLLIGSGAALATGAVMYLLSPEPPPVSVGVTASPNGAGASISGTF; this is encoded by the coding sequence ATGAAGAAGATGATGGTGGTACTCGCCCTCGCGCTCAGTGGCGCCGCGGGTGCGGCTCCGCGCCGCGTGGTGGTGGCCAGCGGAGACTGCAAGGACGCGGAGCTCAGCAGTCAGACCAAGGCCTTCTACAACGCGCTGATGGCCCGTCCGGGGGAGAACGTCCTCTCCGCGGCGGACTTCACCGAGCGGCTGTTCCCCATGCCCTCCGGCAGCTTCGAGGACATCAAGCGGCAGCTCGACGCCGCCCAGGGCCAGTTCTACGAGGCGCGCTACACGCGGACCGCCCAGGCGCTCGAGGAGGTTCTCAAGCAGGTGGCCCGCCTCCCCGTGGGCGAGGCCCGCTGGAAGCTGTACGTCGAGGCCCAGCTCCTCCAGGCCCTCAACTACCGCGCGATGAACCGCGTGAAGGAGAGCGATGACGCGTTCCGCAACGTGTTGCGGCTCGACGCGCAGTACACGCTCGACCCGGACTACTACACCCCCTCCACGCGCCAGGCCTTCGACAAGCTGCGCAAGGAGCTGGCCAAGACCAAGAAGGTGAAGCTCTCGGTGAAGTCCACCCTGCCCGCCTCCGAGGTCTTCCTCGAGGGCCGGAGCATGGGGCAGACGCCGCTGACCCTGGAGGTCCTCGCCGGCACCTACGAGCTGGCCCTCAAGAATGGCGATGCCGTCAGCTTCCCCCGCCAGATTCCGGTGCAGGGCGAGGAGACGCCCGTGCTCGTGGACCTGGCCTACGAGGGCTCCATCTCGGCCAGCCCCTTCCCCTGCCTGGCCTCCAGCGACGATGACGACCAGGTGCTCTCGCATGCGGTCCGCATGGGCGGCACCCTGGGCGTGGAGGAGGTCATCGTCGTGAGGATGGAGCGGGCGAGCAGCGGCCCCAAGTGGCTCGCCGCCACCGTGCTCAACGTGGAGGGTGGCCAGAAGCTGCGCGAGGGTGGCTTCAAGACGCAGGGGCTCGACGCCCCGGCCGAGTCCCTCACCGCGCTGGTCGACTACGTGACCACCGGAAAGACGCAGCCCAGCGTCGTGGTCGTCAACCCCAACATCCAGCCGCCCTGGGTCTCCACCGCCGACGCGAGCGCAGCCACCTCGACCGAGGCGAAGTCCGGCTCGGTGCGGCCCCTGCGCGTCGCCTCCTATGTCGTGCTGGGCGTGGGAGTCGCGGGACTGGCGGGCGCGGGCGCCATGCGGATCGCCGCGCAGCCGGATTGGACGGCGCTCCAACCCCACATCAACGACAACAACAAGGTCGACGCCAACGACACGGCCGGCAAGGAGATCCTCGGCAGGCTCTCGAAGAAAGCCCAGGTGCTCAATGGCCTGCTCATCGGCTCGGGCGCGGCGCTCGCCACGGGGGCCGTGATGTACCTCCTCTCGCCCGAGCCCCCGCCCGTCTCCGTGGGCGTCACCGCCAGCCCCAACGGAGCGGGCGCCTCGATCTCAGGGACGTTCTGA
- a CDS encoding PDR/VanB family oxidoreductase, whose amino-acid sequence MAHHTLRLRVRRITPEAEGILSYELVASDGGRLPPFEAGSHLDVHVPGGFLRQYSLCNDPEDTRHRYVIAVQRDDHGRGGSRAMHELVREGDVLTTSYPRCDFPLLYARSYVLVAGGIGITPLLSMAYVLRRQRVPWHLHYCTRSPERTAFRSRLVSSFAGRVTFHHDQGDPSQGLDVKALLATRTGGTRLYCCGPAGLMRSVREAAILHQWPREKVHFEAFSAEATGAITDRADTEFQVVVRSTGATFPVPPGRTVLNVLRANGMRVPSDCEAGSCGTCLTRVLEGEPDHRDSFLPEPQRTTCRNMLVCVSRARSRKLVLDL is encoded by the coding sequence GTGGCCCATCACACCCTGCGCCTGCGCGTGCGGCGCATCACGCCCGAAGCCGAGGGCATCCTCTCCTATGAGCTCGTTGCCTCCGACGGCGGCCGCCTGCCGCCCTTCGAGGCCGGCTCCCACCTGGATGTCCACGTCCCCGGTGGTTTCCTGCGGCAGTACTCCCTCTGCAATGACCCGGAGGACACCCGCCACCGCTACGTCATCGCCGTTCAACGAGATGATCACGGCCGCGGCGGCTCCCGCGCCATGCACGAGCTCGTGCGCGAGGGCGACGTGCTCACCACCAGCTACCCTCGCTGCGACTTCCCTCTCCTGTACGCTCGCAGCTATGTGCTGGTCGCGGGCGGCATCGGCATCACCCCGCTGCTGTCCATGGCCTATGTCCTCCGGCGCCAGCGCGTCCCCTGGCACCTGCACTACTGCACCCGCTCGCCCGAGCGCACCGCCTTCCGCTCGCGGCTCGTCTCCTCCTTCGCCGGACGCGTCACCTTCCACCATGACCAGGGAGACCCCTCCCAGGGTCTCGACGTGAAGGCCCTGCTCGCCACCCGCACCGGCGGCACCCGCCTCTATTGTTGCGGCCCCGCCGGCCTCATGCGCTCCGTGCGCGAAGCCGCCATCCTCCACCAGTGGCCCCGCGAGAAGGTCCACTTCGAGGCCTTCTCCGCCGAAGCCACCGGCGCCATCACCGACCGGGCCGACACCGAGTTCCAGGTCGTCGTGCGCAGCACCGGCGCCACCTTCCCCGTTCCCCCAGGGCGCACCGTCCTCAATGTGCTCCGCGCCAACGGAATGCGCGTCCCCAGTGACTGCGAGGCCGGCTCCTGCGGCACCTGTCTCACCCGCGTCCTCGAGGGCGAGCCCGACCACCGCGACTCCTTCCTGCCCGAGCCCCAACGCACCACCTGCCGCAACATGCTCGTGTGCGTCTCCCGCGCCCGCTCGCGCAAGCTGGTGCTGGACCTGTAG
- a CDS encoding AAA family ATPase: MLRLLGGATLHGPEGRSERLGRQAAALLARLALKGAQHRAHVAALLWPEAPVTTARAALRQLLLRLRETHAVALVEGEEDVLRLVPQLGVDVVLLEQWASAGRASEVARMEGELLSGLDYDDSPELDDWVHGERRRVNELRQRAREEESARLERAGAVYAALEWNRRVLDEDPTQEEAWRRAMRLHLLLGERGAALRAYDRCRLVLERELGVAPAEETHALARLIETGAAPWVGTARTRREVPPSVLRPRVLAGRERVWARLEEAWNARQAVFISGAPGLGKSRLLTELAASRRERTLLLEARPGDSAVPYSLCVRWWRTLLAGQPGLTLPAWVKRELARVMPEMGEAPVPSGPELDRPRFFEAQLELMRLAGRGLAALVVDELHSSDLASLEVTAYLLGRLPEALELPRLITALRSWDVSPDVERLITRLVDAGLAIRVELEPLTSREVGQLLWGTEVEGAKALADPLAHHTGGNPLFVVETLKHLIESGELAPTPPERLPVPDTVGALLSRRLARLSPTALQLARTLAVARERFSLELAAEVLGLQPVELAGRWDELLAAGVVHEGGFSHALYREVVLQGLPAPVSAWLGRRIRGE, from the coding sequence ATGTTGCGGCTGCTCGGGGGCGCCACCCTGCACGGTCCCGAGGGGCGGTCCGAAAGGTTGGGACGCCAGGCAGCCGCGCTCCTGGCGCGGCTGGCCTTGAAGGGTGCCCAGCACCGCGCGCACGTGGCCGCGCTCCTGTGGCCGGAGGCGCCCGTGACGACGGCCCGTGCCGCCCTGCGCCAGTTGCTGCTGCGTCTGCGCGAGACGCATGCGGTGGCGCTCGTGGAGGGCGAGGAGGACGTGTTGCGGTTGGTGCCCCAACTAGGGGTGGACGTGGTGCTGCTGGAGCAGTGGGCCTCGGCCGGACGTGCCTCGGAGGTGGCGCGGATGGAGGGAGAGCTGCTCTCCGGCCTGGACTACGACGACAGCCCGGAGCTGGATGACTGGGTGCACGGCGAGCGCCGCCGCGTGAACGAGCTGCGCCAGCGCGCCCGCGAGGAGGAGTCGGCCCGGCTGGAGCGGGCGGGCGCGGTGTATGCCGCGCTGGAGTGGAACCGGCGCGTGCTCGACGAGGACCCCACCCAGGAGGAAGCCTGGCGCCGGGCGATGCGGTTGCACCTGCTCCTGGGGGAGCGCGGTGCGGCGCTGCGTGCCTATGACCGCTGCCGCCTGGTGCTCGAGCGCGAGCTGGGCGTGGCTCCCGCGGAGGAGACGCACGCGCTGGCGCGGCTCATCGAGACGGGCGCCGCGCCCTGGGTGGGGACGGCGCGGACGCGGCGGGAGGTGCCTCCGTCCGTGCTGCGTCCGCGTGTGCTGGCCGGGCGGGAGCGGGTGTGGGCCCGCCTGGAGGAGGCCTGGAACGCGCGGCAGGCGGTGTTCATCTCCGGCGCTCCGGGCCTGGGCAAGTCCCGCCTCCTCACCGAGCTCGCCGCGTCCCGGCGCGAGCGCACGCTGCTGTTGGAAGCCCGGCCGGGGGACAGCGCGGTGCCCTACTCGCTGTGCGTGCGATGGTGGCGCACGCTGCTGGCCGGACAGCCCGGGCTCACGCTTCCCGCCTGGGTGAAGCGGGAGCTGGCGCGCGTGATGCCGGAGATGGGGGAGGCGCCCGTCCCGAGCGGCCCCGAGCTGGACCGGCCGCGTTTCTTCGAGGCCCAGTTGGAGCTGATGCGGCTGGCGGGCCGGGGCCTCGCCGCCCTCGTCGTCGACGAGCTGCACTCCAGCGACCTGGCCAGCCTGGAGGTCACCGCGTACCTCCTGGGCCGGCTGCCGGAGGCCCTGGAGCTGCCCCGCCTCATCACCGCGCTGCGCTCGTGGGATGTCTCACCCGACGTGGAGCGGCTCATCACCCGGTTGGTGGACGCGGGCCTCGCCATCCGTGTGGAACTGGAGCCACTCACCTCCAGGGAGGTGGGCCAGCTCCTGTGGGGAACGGAGGTGGAGGGAGCGAAGGCCCTGGCGGATCCTCTCGCCCACCATACCGGGGGCAACCCGCTGTTCGTGGTGGAGACGCTCAAGCACCTCATCGAGTCCGGGGAGCTGGCCCCCACCCCACCGGAGCGGCTGCCCGTGCCGGACACGGTGGGAGCACTGCTCTCGCGGCGGCTGGCGCGGCTGTCCCCCACGGCGCTGCAACTGGCGCGCACCCTGGCGGTGGCCCGGGAGCGGTTCTCCCTGGAGCTGGCCGCCGAGGTGCTCGGCCTCCAACCGGTGGAACTGGCCGGGCGGTGGGACGAACTGCTCGCGGCGGGGGTGGTGCACGAGGGAGGCTTCTCCCACGCGCTCTATCGCGAGGTGGTGCTCCAGGGCCTGCCAGCGCCGGTCTCCGCGTGGCTGGGCCGCCGGATACGCGGAGAATGA
- a CDS encoding diacylglycerol/lipid kinase family protein yields MNIAVMVNLRARHSSERVGGMVQRFFPRARLALTRSLDEARTWISEQLRPNPPTLLLAGGGDGTITGLLNELREQGLSLPAIGVLPLGTGNAWARVTGAPKPSVALSHLAACGERLPPLRLFSLVRVENKVAPFAGTGWDAEMLQDFKDQLAKFPPGPLREVNAGLRGYLGAMFTRTIPRHTFGAGDPKVKVYNLGSPALTVDERGSVMPLPRGETGALLYEGPAGVAGAATTPEWGFGFKAFPFAQAVPHRLSVRVYGAGVLEATRNMFKLWRGQHPMPKMHDFFVERLRMDFDREVPFQMGGDVMGMRRSLEFSLAQESVQLVDWRQLRRLVGVA; encoded by the coding sequence ATGAACATCGCCGTGATGGTCAACCTGCGTGCCCGCCACAGCTCGGAACGAGTGGGTGGGATGGTGCAACGCTTCTTCCCCCGGGCCCGGCTGGCGCTCACCCGTTCGTTGGACGAGGCCCGGACGTGGATCTCCGAGCAGCTCCGGCCCAATCCGCCCACGTTGCTGCTGGCTGGAGGCGGAGACGGCACCATCACCGGGCTGCTCAACGAGCTGCGCGAGCAGGGGCTGTCGCTGCCGGCCATCGGGGTGCTGCCGCTGGGCACGGGCAACGCCTGGGCGCGCGTCACCGGAGCGCCGAAGCCCTCGGTGGCGCTGAGCCACCTGGCCGCCTGTGGCGAGCGCCTGCCGCCCCTGCGCCTCTTCTCGCTCGTGCGGGTGGAGAACAAGGTGGCGCCCTTCGCCGGCACCGGCTGGGACGCGGAGATGCTGCAGGACTTCAAGGACCAGCTGGCGAAGTTCCCGCCCGGCCCCCTGCGCGAGGTCAATGCCGGGCTGCGCGGCTATCTGGGCGCCATGTTCACCCGCACCATTCCGCGGCACACGTTCGGCGCGGGAGACCCGAAGGTGAAGGTGTACAACCTGGGGAGCCCGGCGCTCACCGTGGATGAGCGGGGCTCGGTGATGCCCCTGCCCCGGGGGGAGACCGGAGCGCTGCTCTACGAGGGCCCCGCCGGAGTCGCGGGAGCGGCCACCACGCCCGAGTGGGGCTTCGGCTTCAAGGCCTTCCCCTTCGCGCAGGCGGTGCCGCACCGGCTCTCCGTGCGCGTCTACGGTGCCGGCGTGCTGGAGGCCACGCGCAACATGTTCAAGCTGTGGCGTGGCCAGCACCCGATGCCGAAGATGCACGACTTCTTCGTCGAGCGCCTGCGCATGGACTTCGATCGCGAGGTGCCCTTCCAGATGGGCGGCGACGTGATGGGGATGCGGCGCTCGCTCGAGTTCAGCCTGGCCCAGGAGTCCGTGCAGCTGGTGGACTGGCGGCAGCTGCGGCGGCTGGTCGGGGTGGCGTGA
- a CDS encoding NUDIX hydrolase yields MSYTYDYPRPALTVDCVVFGLDEEDLKVLLIRRGLEPFQGRWALPGGFVRMEESLEDAARRELQEEAGVRPSLVEQLYTFGSPDRDPRGRVVSVAYFALVKLSDHRVHAATDAKEAAWFSVYDVPKLAFDHADILGTALQRLKGKVRYQPIGFELLPPKFTLTQLQRMYEKILERELDKRNFRKKILSMDLLEELDEVEQDVSHRAARLYRFDHKKYKQLEKAGFNFEL; encoded by the coding sequence GTGAGCTACACCTACGATTACCCGCGTCCCGCGTTGACGGTGGACTGCGTGGTGTTCGGCCTGGATGAAGAGGACCTGAAGGTGCTGCTCATCCGGCGAGGGCTGGAGCCCTTCCAGGGCAGGTGGGCCCTACCGGGAGGCTTCGTGCGGATGGAGGAGTCGCTCGAGGACGCGGCGCGGCGCGAGCTTCAGGAGGAGGCGGGGGTGCGTCCCAGCCTGGTGGAGCAGCTCTACACCTTCGGCTCGCCGGACAGGGACCCGCGAGGCCGGGTGGTCAGCGTGGCCTACTTCGCGCTGGTGAAGCTATCGGACCACCGGGTGCACGCGGCCACGGATGCGAAGGAGGCCGCATGGTTCTCGGTCTATGACGTGCCGAAGCTGGCCTTCGATCACGCGGACATCCTGGGCACGGCGCTGCAGCGGCTGAAGGGGAAGGTCCGCTACCAGCCCATCGGCTTCGAGCTGTTGCCCCCCAAGTTCACCCTCACGCAGCTCCAGCGCATGTACGAGAAGATCCTCGAGCGCGAGCTCGACAAGAGGAACTTCCGCAAGAAGATCCTCTCGATGGACCTGCTCGAGGAGCTGGACGAGGTGGAGCAGGACGTCTCCCACCGCGCCGCCCGGCTCTACCGGTTCGACCACAAGAAGTACAAGCAGCTGGAGAAGGCAGGCTTCAACTTCGAGCTGTAG